From Trichoderma atroviride chromosome 1, complete sequence, one genomic window encodes:
- a CDS encoding uncharacterized protein (BUSCO:EOG092D1I2I), whose product MTTPRYQTTELRRQVGSPRPRPRENVPRDTLCRNILIYGHCRYEDQGCIFMHDQTRGNSSQAGSSQAGSSQAGSSQAGSSQASSSQQDNGSTKKTLNVESPSFTPSTLQPVQRKPTFSSQAVTAPSFTPRGLGAATPSTIPDTEAPAFNPASIREFTPSFDLSSTAAATNGTSHDGALSYDPFVLPNQSMVSTPYNPYADDHGAMTGAPSTYFAAQNAYAPPSQPLQYHLYAPIGPYREDVMPYNRLTHDFFISDTMREDMQKQSAAALQVMPNSQLPQLDNYHSLVALDTTHRKNAGIFGYPSWVYKATSSKDGKLYCLRRLEGFRLTNEQAIRSVKEWKRIDHTHVASINDAFTTRAFGDSSLVIAQHYYPLAKTLAEVHLIPSVLHGSNRLQPKPAVTEAVLWAYISQIATALRAIHSNNLAARCLDPSKIILIEKNRVVLSACAVLDVTQFDVQKSMDQLQQDDLVHFGRTLLCLATNTMPMQMTNMNAAIEQMSRNYSTELKDTIMWLLTPAQPPAHPKSIGDFIPGIANHIVTTMDQIDHSYNNLRSEMFKELENSRLLRLMLKLGTIDDRPEYENDRAWSDFGERYMLKLFRDYVFHQVDGNGNPVFDMGHMIRCLNRLDAGTEENIRLTSRDEQTSIIVSYKDVKKQVLAAFGDLYKASSKTGRSF is encoded by the exons ATGACGACCCCGCGATATCAAACCACCGAGCTGCGGCGCCAGGTTGGCTCGCCAAGGCCCAGGCCTCGAG AAAACGTCCCTAGAGACACGCTCTGCAGAAACATTTTAATTTACGGCCACTGCCGCTATGAAGACCAAGGCTGTATTTTTATGCATGATCAGACCAGGGGGAATTCTTCCCAGGCGGGCTCTTCCCAGGCGGGCTCTTCCCAGGCGGGCTCTTCCCAGGCGGGCTCATCCCAGGCGAGCTCATCCCAACAGGACAACGGCAG CACCAAGAAGACTCTAAATGTCGAGTCACCGTCCTTTACACCCTCGACCCTGCAGCCCGTACAGAGGAAGCCGACATTTTCATCGCAAGCGGTGACTGCACCTTCTTTCACTCCGCGTGGTCTTGGAG CCGCCACACCATCTACCATACCGGATACCGAAGCGCCAGCGTTTAACCCTGCTTCTATTCGCGAATTTACACCCAGCTTTGATCTCAGCTCTACC GCTGCTGCAACAAACGGCACTTCACACGATGGAGCTCTCTCATACGACCCATTTGTGCTGCCGAATCAGAGCATGGTTTCCACGCCATATAACCCATATGCTGATGACCATGGCGCCATGACCGGAGCCCCATCTACATACTTTGCGGCCCAGAACGCCTATGCACCGCCTTCACAGCCTTTACAGTATCATCTCTACGCTCCCATCGGGCCATATCGAGAAGACGTAATGCCATACAATCGTCTTACTCACGACTTTTTCATATCAGACACCATGAGGGAAGATATGCAGAAGCAGTCGGCCGCAGCGTTGCAAGTAATGCCCAATTCCCAGCTACCACAACTGGATAACTACCACTCGCTGGTGGCCTTGGACACGACACATCGCAAAAACGCCGGTATATTTGGCTATCCCAGCTGGGTGTACAAAGCCACGTCATCCAAGGATGGGAAACTCTACTGCCTGCGGAGATTGGAAGGCTTTAGGTTGACCAACGAGCAAGCAATCCGGTCCGTTAAGGAATGGAAACGGATCGACCATACCCACGTTGCCAGCATCAATGATGCATTCACCACTAGGGCGTTTGGTGACAGCTCTCTGGTCATTGCGCAACATTACTATCCGTTGGCCAAGACCTTGGCCGAAGTGCACCTTATCCCAAGCGTGCTGCACGGGTCAAATCGCCTTCAGCCCAAACCAGCCGTCACTGAAGCGGTGCTCTGGGCGTACATTTCTCAGATTGCTACCGCTCTAAGAGCCATTCACAGCAACAACTTGGCGGCCCGCTGCCTCGACCCCAGCAAAATCATTCTCATCGAAAAGAACAGAGTTGTTCTAAGTGCGTGTGCCGTACTAGACGTGACGCAATTTGACGTCCAGAAATCAATGGACCAGCTACAGCAAGACGACCTGGTGCACTTTGGCCGCACCTTGCTCTGCCTGGCCACCAACACAATGCCCATGCAGATGACCAACATGAATGCGGCGATAGAGCAAATGAGCAGGAACTACTCCACGGAACTCAAAGATACCATAATGTGGCTTTTGACACCGGCGCAGCCCCCTGCACACCCAAAGTCGATTGGCGACTTCATTCCAGGCATAGCCAATCATATCGTGACCACTATGGACCAGATCGACCATTCTTACAATAATCTTCGCTCTGAGATGTtcaaagagctggagaatTCAAGGCTCTTGAGATTGATGCTGAAGCTCGGCACCATCGATGACCGACCAGAGTACGAAAATGATAGAGCCTGGTCGGATTTTGGAGAGCGATACATGTTGAAGCTATTCAGAGATTACGTCTTTCATCAAGTGGATGGCAACGGAAACCCGGTTTTTGACATGGGGCATATGATAAGGTGCCTCAACAGACTCGATGCTGGGACAGAGGAGAACATTCGCCTGACTAGCAGAGATGAGCAGACCAGCATCATTGTCAGCTACAAGGACGTGAAGAAGCAAGTACTTGCCGCATTCGGCGACTTGTACAAGGCCAGTTCCAAGACGGGAAGGTCCTTTTAG
- a CDS encoding uncharacterized protein (TransMembrane:2 (o44-64i76-95o)), whose amino-acid sequence MQAASRFEGGKKQIRGLGIMPLRDISTGKPWPAGLLPHPGPMNLVFVFMSLPFSLSLSLTKRILHIRTTHRYDGQAAVISMPWMMGLGLSPPSFLQPLC is encoded by the exons ATGCAGGCTGCAAG CAGGTTTGAAGGCGGGAAAAAGCAGATTCGCGGCTTGGGAATCATGCCACTACGAGACATTTCCACGGGGAAACCATGGCCTGCCGGCCTGCTCCCACATCCCGGGCCCATGAATCTCGTCTTTGTTTTCATGTCTctccccttctctctctctctctctcttacaAAACGGATATTGCACATCCGTACCACACATCGATACGACGGACAAGCAGCAGTCATCTCCATGCCATGGATGATGGGTCTCGgtctctctcccccctcatTCTTACAAC CTCTTTGTTGA
- a CDS encoding uncharacterized protein (EggNog:ENOG41) → MCIIMETPPTPSSVLVRQATSSADLASVVECFKAYTAWLDEDLTHQNYNAELNGLPGKYASPAGALLLAVDSATDAVLGCIALRPLNLEPVYLESRSKGLRYCELKRLFVYPEARGRRVAKTLLVEAQRRARDGGYDEMLLDTLSKMTAAINLYKSEGFIEVEPYNSSPLQGTLYFARRLQA, encoded by the coding sequence ATGTGCATTATCATGGAAACACCGCCAACACCCTCGTCCGTTCTTGTTCGCCAGGCAACATCTTCAGCAGATTTAGCTTCTGTAGTTGAGTGCTTCAAAGCTTATACAGCCTGGCTGGACGAAGATTTGACGCATCAAAACTACAACGCCGAACTCAATGGGCTACCCGGGAAATATGCGTCGCCTGCTGGGGCTCTCCTCCTTGCTGTGGACTCGGCAACAGACGCCGTGCTCGGCTGCATTGCTCTACGGCCACTAAACCTTGAGCCCGTGTACTTGGAGTCTCGATCAAAAGGCTTGCGCTACTGCGAACTCAAGCGCCTGTTTGTGTACCCAGAGGCCCGCGGGCGACGGGTTGCCAAGACTCTGCTGGTAGAGGCACAGAGACGAGCCCGGGATGGAGGATAtgatgagatgctgctggacACGCTCTCAAAAATGACGGCCGCGATTAATCTGTACAAGTCTGAAGGGTTTATAGAGGTGGAGCCGTATAATTCGAGCCCTTTGCAAGGCACCCTGTATTTTGCGAGGCGGTTGCAGGCATGA
- a CDS encoding uncharacterized protein (EggNog:ENOG41) has product MPPPPENEPHKRKRNLEDDGGQPTHLHQATINHRPEPSGRPLSVPVMAPGSQPYINFLPRHQYAQLLGLLPGDLDTLNNIIYLISEYEGLSILSSNDSYIHINNVLI; this is encoded by the exons ATGCCACCACCTCCGGAGAACGAACCCCACAAGCGGAAGCGCAATCTGGAGGATGACGGCGGCCAGCCCACCCACCTCCATCAGGCCACCATCAACCACCGACCTGAACCTTCTGGCCGTCCCCTATCAGTGCCTGTCATGGCTCCAG GCTCCCAGCCATACATCAACTTCTTGCCGAGACACCAATACGCTCAACTTCTGGGTCTCTTGCCAGGTGATTTGGACACCTTGAACAACATCATCTACCTCATCAGCGAATACGAAGGTTTGTCTATATTGTCCTCCAATGACTCGTACATCCACATCAACAATGTGCTAATCTGA
- a CDS encoding uncharacterized protein (EggNog:ENOG41), producing the protein MLSNWCAMYQPRVQSVVAAVYGDEVWYMCTYKVKHRSPALPAIPQSCAREELDVVSDRLDRWCGADRIAAVDIDDWTLTYGRTQRNTSFCARQQFRGPWSLRKATDIYNGPRPEDEGPDVEH; encoded by the coding sequence ATGCTGAGCAACTGGTGCGCCATGTACCAGCCGCGAGTCCAGAGCGTCGTCGCCGCGGTGTATGGCGACGAAGTGTGGTACATGTGCACCTACAAGGTGAAGCACCGCTCTCCTGCGCTGCCCGCCATTCCGCAATCGTGTGCGCGCGAGGAGCTTGACGTTGTCTCTGACCGGCTTGACCGCTGGTGCGGCGCGGATAGGATTGCCGCGGTCGATATTGATGACTGGACCCTCACGTATGGGCGGACGCAGCGGAATACGTCGTTTTGTGCGAGGCAGCAGTTTCGGGGCCCTTGGTCGCTGCGGAAGGCGACTGACATCTATAACGGCCCTAGACCAGAGGATGAGGGGCCTGACGTGGAGCATTAG
- a CDS encoding uncharacterized protein (EggNog:ENOG41) produces MKSMKGLSVNKMLGSIRKKTGGSSDRSTATTPGATPEVTAHNSVKAFCESGGSLKSDEVLFLPPIVDAAESSPAAAAESARIIRKYLAKDYSSRPSWQYNAIMLMRILAEHPGETFTRNLDAKFVDAARALLKGTKDNNVRQILMDTLEEFERAKFYDTNLTLIISMWQEEKDKAVEKHGSRAPALPVRPTQSLAPEFSSNGQSQNYFSRHHNNNRLPEPAELVSRLQEARESAKLLEQLVMNTPAVDILDNELIREFSNRCLSASRSVQGYMVSSNPAPDNDTMESLIDTNEQLQTALSQHQRAMLSARKQLGLNGSENPSPAPEQQSLHGSGGSNGVQGWQPPNAAVPSSNSSPAPVSHTFSGNGNGNGGGSGSGSGSGSSSKKGKGKDSDLYSPPSPPLDPGRGRAPPPDPVSPIDNPFSDPQPTSSNGQLAVPLDGPFQPGFGLKHHQDGSSTHGTTGSGHASESHSTRILNPDYQVSDDEDLYSSAPKSSKEPMYRY; encoded by the exons ATGAAGTCGATGAAGGGCCTTAGTGTGAACAAGATGCTGGGGAGCATCAGGAAAAAGACTG GTGGCTCTTCCGATCGTTCAACTGCGACTACGCCAGGAGCTACTCCAGAAGTGACAGCCCACAACAGCGTG AAAGCATTTTGCGAGTCTGGCGGAAGCTTAAAG AGTGACGAAGTGCTCTTCCTCCCTCCAATCGTCGATGCCGCCGAATCCTCgcctgccgccgccgccgagagCGCACGCATCATCCGCAAATACTTGGCCAAGGACTACTCCTCGCGGCCGTCATGGCAGTACAACGCCATCATGCTGATGCGCATCCTGGCCGAACACCCGGGCGAGACGTTTACGAGGAACCTCGACGCCAAGTTTGTCGACGCGGCGAGGGCGCTGCTCAAGGGCACAAAGGACAACAACGTGCGCCAGATCCTCATGGACACGCTGGAGGAGTTTGAGCGCGCCAAGTTTTACGACACCAACCTGACGCTCATCATAAGCATGTggcaagaggagaaggacaaggccgTTGAGAAACACGGG AGCCGAGCACCTGCGTTGCCTGTGCGTCCCACGCAATCCTTGGCGCCTGAATTTTCCAGCAACGGACAGTCGCAGAATTACTTCTCCAGGCACCACAACAACAACCGGCTGCCAGAGCCCGCTGAGCTGGTCAGCAGGCTGCAGGAGGCGCGCGAGTCTGCCAAACTGCTGGAACAGCTTGTCATGAACACGCCGGCCGTGGATATCCTGGACAACGAACTCATCCGGGAATTTTCAAACCGGTGTCTGAGCGCATCGAGAAGCGTCCAGGGCTACATGGTGTCATCAAACCCCGCCCCCGATAACGACACCATGGAGAGCCTCATCGACACCAATGAGCAGCTGCAGACTGCGCTGAGCCAGCATCAGCGTGCCATGCTCAGCGCCCGAAAGCAGCTGGGCCTCAATGGATCCGAAAACCCATCCCCTGCTCCTGAACAGCAGTCGCTCCACGGCTCTGGCGGCTCCAACGGCGTTCAGGGGTGGCAACCTCCCAATGCTGCGGTGCCATCATCTAATTCCAGTCCAGCACCCGTTTCTCATACTTTtagcggcaacggcaacggaaatggtggcggcagcggcagcggcagcggtagtggaagcagcagcaaaaaaggcaaaggcaaagactcGGATCTCTACAGCCCTCCATCCCCTCCGCTAGACCCGGGCCGAGGCAGGGCGCCGCCACCTGATCCGGTATCTCCCATAGACAACCCGTTTAGCGACCCACAGCCAACGAGCTCCAATGGCCAGCTTGCGGTGCCCCTTGACGGGCCTTTCCAGCCAGGCTTTGGCCTGAAACACCATCAGGACGGCTCGTCGACACATGGTACTACTGGATCCGGGCACGCTTCTGAGAGCCACTCAACCCGTATCCTGAACCCTGACTACCAGGTttcagacgatgaagaccTTTACTCTTCTGCTcccaagagcagcaaggaGCCCATGTATCGGTACTAG